From one Brevinematia bacterium genomic stretch:
- a CDS encoding glycosyltransferase: MSKKKVLMPYLLTGGGHLGPAKALKEALETVYPDTFECILFEGFGEENKILKSLIESGYTVVSAKALLAYITVYYISILRPVMSIEQNLIKMRTIKRFRKALEEYNPDLIVSFHPLLNGVIRQAVKDSGKNIPIYVMVLDPFTPHPAWFHYRDLKMIVYTDYLYNIAVKRYKVPPENLVKLPMILNPKYSKKLPPEELRQIKSKLGFNPENNLVLIASGGVALRNADSVVRHFLLNQNAKGIDLAVVCGRDKDMEERVRKIVNEHNKYNYNVKVFGFIDFMYELQNIADVIITKAGASGTMEALVLEKPIIISSYIWGQETGTVKFVEREKLGLHIENPKKVISKTIELLRNREMYETFVNNIKKHNFKNGYEDQSNFFYSLFTK; the protein is encoded by the coding sequence ATGAGCAAAAAGAAAGTGTTGATGCCCTACCTACTTACTGGTGGAGGACATTTGGGACCTGCTAAAGCTCTTAAGGAAGCATTAGAAACAGTATACCCTGACACATTTGAGTGCATTCTATTTGAAGGCTTCGGCGAAGAGAATAAAATTCTCAAATCTCTAATAGAAAGCGGATATACAGTAGTCTCCGCTAAAGCCTTGCTAGCGTATATAACCGTATACTATATAAGCATCTTACGCCCCGTAATGAGTATTGAACAAAACTTAATAAAAATGAGAACCATTAAAAGGTTTAGAAAGGCTCTGGAGGAGTATAACCCAGATCTTATAGTAAGTTTTCATCCTCTACTTAACGGTGTAATAAGACAAGCTGTGAAAGATTCTGGTAAAAACATACCAATATATGTGATGGTGTTAGATCCTTTCACTCCTCATCCCGCTTGGTTTCATTACCGTGATCTCAAGATGATAGTATATACGGACTACTTATACAACATTGCTGTAAAAAGATACAAGGTCCCTCCCGAGAATTTGGTAAAACTTCCCATGATCCTCAACCCAAAATACTCAAAGAAACTACCTCCTGAGGAGTTAAGGCAGATCAAGAGTAAACTAGGGTTTAACCCTGAAAACAACCTAGTGCTTATAGCAAGTGGCGGTGTAGCACTAAGAAATGCTGATAGTGTCGTAAGACATTTTCTACTCAACCAAAACGCTAAAGGAATAGACCTTGCAGTAGTCTGCGGAAGAGATAAAGATATGGAGGAGAGAGTAAGGAAAATAGTAAATGAACACAATAAATACAATTACAATGTCAAGGTATTCGGTTTTATAGACTTCATGTATGAGTTACAAAACATCGCTGATGTTATAATCACCAAAGCTGGAGCATCAGGAACTATGGAAGCACTAGTTCTAGAAAAACCAATCATAATATCAAGCTATATATGGGGACAAGAAACAGGAACTGTAAAATTCGTTGAAAGAGAGAAACTAGGACTACACATAGAGAATCCAAAAAAAGTTATATCAAAAACTATAGAACTTCTAAGAAACAGGGAGATGTATGAAACCTTCGTAAACAACATAAAAAAACATAATTTCAAAAACGGATATGAAGATCAGTCAAACTTTTTCTATTCCCTTTTCACTAAGTAG
- a CDS encoding Do family serine endopeptidase has translation MKVRRFFSKLMLNWFVLNLVLTGFLVGVIFSFGVLGGSCSYTKDRGNVSFASSSGVDLSKLPEEYRYAYSVQRVLNDVAEKVSPAVVNIKSESVVEYTYRDPFYEFFRDDEFLRKFFDVPDFFKERKYKRTIPSLGSGFIISRDGYILSNLHVVRPGGKMAKDIIVTVLKSGKEYKAKVVGYDEATDIAVLKIEPKEELPVVTLGDSDKVRVGDFAIAIGNPFGLNGTFTFGTISAVNRDIQGIVFSKYIQTDAPINPGNSGGPLVNLFGEVIGINTFIVSTSQMGTGGNIGIGFAIPINTAKKVVKQLVEKGRVERGYLGVTVLNLDSETRKQMGLPEDLGVLVSMVEPNSPADKAGIKQGDVITEVDGERITSSDALVNKIASKSPGEVAKVRVFRDNKYLEFSIKVGLRPSEEELAKKFESGEEGYRGNQYEYRGVVVVSNPNGNGVVVVTVKEDSVFSGILQKGDIIVEINGKRIYTLSDFQDFAKANKDAKKFLVKFYRDNMLMIRGFSVK, from the coding sequence ATGAAGGTAAGAAGGTTTTTCTCTAAGCTTATGTTGAATTGGTTTGTCCTGAATTTAGTTCTTACTGGTTTTTTAGTTGGTGTCATTTTTTCGTTTGGTGTTTTAGGAGGCAGTTGTAGTTATACTAAGGATAGAGGGAATGTTTCTTTTGCTAGTAGTAGTGGTGTTGATCTTTCCAAGCTTCCAGAGGAGTATAGATATGCTTATTCAGTTCAGAGAGTGTTGAATGATGTTGCTGAGAAGGTGTCTCCTGCTGTTGTAAACATAAAGAGTGAGAGCGTTGTGGAGTATACCTATAGGGATCCGTTCTATGAGTTTTTCCGAGATGATGAGTTTCTGAGGAAGTTTTTTGATGTTCCTGATTTTTTCAAAGAGAGAAAGTATAAGCGCACTATACCAAGTTTAGGTTCAGGGTTTATTATATCTAGGGATGGCTATATACTTAGCAACCTTCACGTTGTAAGACCTGGAGGCAAAATGGCAAAGGATATAATCGTTACAGTTCTTAAGTCTGGTAAAGAATATAAGGCCAAGGTTGTGGGATATGATGAAGCGACAGATATAGCAGTTCTAAAGATTGAGCCAAAGGAGGAGTTACCTGTAGTGACCCTGGGGGATTCTGATAAGGTTAGGGTGGGAGATTTTGCTATTGCGATAGGTAACCCATTTGGGCTTAATGGAACCTTTACATTTGGAACTATAAGTGCAGTGAACAGGGATATACAAGGTATTGTTTTCTCAAAGTATATTCAGACTGATGCTCCGATAAATCCTGGGAACAGTGGTGGACCTCTTGTTAATCTTTTTGGTGAGGTTATTGGAATAAATACATTCATAGTTTCTACAAGTCAGATGGGAACTGGGGGTAATATTGGTATTGGTTTTGCTATACCTATAAATACTGCTAAGAAGGTGGTGAAACAGTTGGTTGAGAAAGGTAGGGTGGAGAGAGGGTATTTGGGAGTTACGGTGCTGAATCTTGATAGTGAAACTAGAAAGCAGATGGGATTACCAGAAGATTTAGGTGTGTTGGTTAGTATGGTTGAGCCGAATAGTCCTGCAGACAAGGCAGGTATAAAACAAGGAGATGTTATAACTGAGGTTGATGGAGAAAGAATTACTTCTAGTGATGCTTTGGTTAACAAGATAGCGTCAAAGTCTCCTGGTGAAGTGGCGAAAGTTAGGGTTTTTAGAGATAATAAATACCTAGAGTTTAGTATTAAGGTTGGTTTGAGACCTTCTGAAGAGGAACTTGCGAAGAAGTTTGAGAGTGGTGAGGAAGGTTATCGTGGGAATCAGTATGAGTATAGGGGGGTAGTAGTTGTTAGCAATCCGAATGGTAATGGAGTAGTCGTTGTGACAGTGAAGGAGGATAGTGTTTTTAGTGGAATCTTACAGAAGGGAGATATAATTGTGGAGATTAACGGTAAGAGGATATATACACTTTCTGATTTCCAAGATTTTGCTAAAGCTAATAAAGATGCTAAGAAGTTTTTAGTGAAGTTCTATAGAGACAATATGCTGATGATAAGAGGGTTTTCAGTAAAGTAG
- a CDS encoding acetyl-CoA carboxylase carboxyltransferase subunit alpha — translation MENIKPLSFEMPIVEMEKKIEEMKQVLGLNDDSPEIRNLHKQLEDIKNKIYSNLSEWQIVEISRHPNRPTFVDYLSAIFTDFIELAGDRYFGDDKAIIAGFGKLDNISVCIVGQEKGKSVEEKIRRNFGMPHPEGYRKAIRVMKLAERFRIPVITFIDTAGAYPGVGAEERGQGEAIARNLMEISGLKTPIISVVIGEGGSGGALAIGVADRIYMLEYATYSVISPEGCASILWKDASKAPEAAKALKLTARWCKEFGVVDKIIKEPLGGAHRNPDLVFSNLKAELIKDIGYLLKLSNEQLLKMRYAKFRNIGAYEVK, via the coding sequence ATGGAGAACATAAAACCGCTTAGTTTTGAGATGCCTATAGTTGAGATGGAGAAAAAGATAGAAGAGATGAAACAAGTTCTTGGGCTGAATGATGATTCACCCGAGATAAGGAATTTACACAAGCAGTTGGAGGATATAAAGAATAAGATTTACTCTAACCTTTCTGAGTGGCAGATTGTTGAGATTTCTAGGCATCCGAATAGGCCAACTTTTGTTGACTACCTTAGTGCAATATTTACTGATTTTATAGAGCTTGCTGGAGATAGATATTTTGGCGATGATAAGGCGATAATTGCTGGGTTTGGCAAGCTTGATAACATTTCTGTTTGTATAGTTGGTCAGGAGAAAGGCAAGTCAGTTGAAGAGAAGATAAGGAGAAATTTCGGTATGCCTCATCCTGAGGGTTATAGGAAGGCCATCAGGGTTATGAAGCTTGCTGAGAGGTTTAGAATACCAGTGATAACCTTTATAGACACTGCTGGTGCTTACCCTGGTGTTGGAGCGGAAGAAAGAGGACAAGGAGAAGCTATTGCTAGAAACCTTATGGAGATATCTGGGCTTAAAACCCCTATAATATCGGTGGTCATAGGAGAGGGAGGAAGTGGTGGAGCTTTAGCTATTGGTGTTGCGGATAGAATCTATATGCTTGAGTATGCTACATATTCCGTAATATCTCCCGAAGGGTGTGCTTCTATCCTCTGGAAGGATGCATCTAAGGCGCCTGAGGCTGCAAAAGCGTTAAAACTCACCGCAAGATGGTGCAAAGAGTTTGGTGTAGTGGATAAGATAATAAAAGAACCGTTAGGGGGTGCTCATAGAAATCCTGATTTAGTTTTTAGTAATTTGAAAGCAGAGCTAATAAAGGATATTGGGTATCTGCTCAAACTTTCAAATGAACAGCTTTTGAAAATGAGATATGCGAAGTTTAGGAACATTGGAGCTTATGAGGTAAAGTGA
- the aroC gene encoding chorismate synthase: MIRYFTSGESHGKGISAVVYGFPSNIPVDLDYINSCLSRRQRGYGRGDRMKIEKDVVEILGGVRGGKTLGVPISMVVWNRDWENWKDRSLPRVTKPRPGHADLVGVLKYGFDDIRDVLERASARETVVRVAVGALAKYTLEKFFDVLIFSHVVLFGGVKIDLKGLTYRQIMENSLSSDVGIGNPRFEKDVKECVDKAKEGGDTLGGVVEVVVLNPPVGLGSYAHWEDKIDARIAYAVMSIQAVKGVEFGIGFKAGEIRGSEMHDEIFWDGQRFFRKTNNAGGVEGGVTNGEPIILRCVMKPISTLVRPKRSVDIVTKEELLAHVERSDVSAVPSLGVIVESVVAIELLSALLKRYGGDDINLIKRCFELDDIQKNRTGMTVIDRVYLE; this comes from the coding sequence ATGATAAGGTATTTTACCTCGGGCGAGTCTCACGGTAAAGGGATATCTGCTGTGGTCTATGGTTTTCCGTCAAATATACCTGTTGACTTGGATTACATAAATTCTTGTCTTTCAAGAAGGCAGAGAGGTTATGGTCGTGGTGATAGAATGAAAATAGAAAAGGATGTTGTTGAGATCTTAGGTGGAGTAAGGGGTGGTAAAACCCTGGGTGTGCCAATATCAATGGTTGTCTGGAATAGAGATTGGGAAAATTGGAAAGACAGAAGTTTACCTAGAGTAACAAAACCTCGTCCAGGACATGCAGATTTGGTTGGAGTTTTGAAATATGGTTTTGACGATATAAGGGATGTCTTGGAAAGAGCAAGTGCAAGGGAGACAGTTGTTAGAGTTGCAGTAGGTGCATTAGCAAAGTATACTTTGGAGAAGTTTTTTGATGTTTTGATATTCTCACATGTTGTGTTATTTGGTGGTGTGAAGATTGACCTAAAGGGGCTTACCTATAGACAAATAATGGAAAACTCATTGTCTTCAGATGTTGGGATTGGTAACCCTAGATTTGAAAAAGATGTGAAAGAGTGTGTTGACAAAGCTAAAGAGGGGGGAGATACTCTGGGGGGAGTAGTGGAGGTAGTTGTTTTAAATCCTCCTGTTGGTTTGGGAAGTTATGCTCATTGGGAGGACAAAATTGATGCTAGGATAGCTTATGCAGTTATGAGCATACAAGCGGTAAAGGGAGTTGAATTTGGGATAGGTTTTAAAGCTGGGGAAATCAGAGGAAGTGAGATGCATGATGAGATATTCTGGGATGGTCAGAGATTCTTTAGAAAGACAAACAATGCTGGTGGAGTTGAGGGAGGAGTGACAAATGGTGAACCTATAATACTAAGGTGTGTTATGAAACCAATTTCTACGCTAGTAAGACCCAAAAGATCGGTTGATATAGTTACTAAGGAAGAACTCCTAGCTCATGTTGAGAGATCTGATGTTTCTGCAGTTCCATCATTGGGTGTCATTGTTGAATCTGTAGTTGCTATTGAGCTTCTAAGTGCACTGCTAAAAAGATACGGAGGTGATGATATCAATCTTATCAAAAGATGCTTTGAACTGGATGATATACAGAAAAATAGAACGGGAATGACAGTTATTGATAGAGTCTACTTAGAGTAG
- the murD gene encoding UDP-N-acetylmuramoyl-L-alanine--D-glutamate ligase, with amino-acid sequence MILGKKNFLVLGFTHRTGFHTAKFLAEKGCNVLISDKVRDPEKEELLSKVKEKAKGEVIDLLGTEDAELDNVEMIISSPGVPLTNPIIAKALEKDIEVIGDIELFYRLKPNIRYIAITGTDGKTTTTNITHKVLSSYLPKTFIGGNVGIPIFSLFEEDIETLVLEISSFQIDTTREFTPKIGAITNIAKDHLDRYPSFEDYIASKFSLFKNSEEKEISVLNKSLLNLPQVNNLRCRKIFFSAYEGRNGKLSSKEVYLRDGYIWFEEEKVINTTRVKLIGKHNIENIMIAVAIGMEMELPKEIIEESIYSFEPLPHRMEFVTEIDGAKYINDSKSTTINAMVSAIRSLDNPIVLIVGGLDKGMDFDEAVPIIKKKVKYVIAIGSTRELIVEKLKTQGYNKFYKAENLEDAVTKAREIADKGDIVLFSPAYASFDMFKNYEHRGECFKSIVRKLAINSNFH; translated from the coding sequence ATGATACTAGGTAAAAAGAACTTCTTAGTATTAGGATTCACTCATAGAACAGGCTTTCATACTGCCAAGTTCCTAGCCGAAAAGGGTTGCAACGTTTTAATCTCCGACAAAGTCAGAGACCCCGAAAAAGAAGAACTTCTATCCAAGGTCAAAGAAAAAGCAAAAGGAGAAGTCATTGACCTACTAGGCACAGAGGATGCAGAGCTTGATAATGTAGAGATGATTATCTCAAGCCCAGGTGTGCCTCTGACTAATCCAATTATAGCTAAAGCTTTGGAAAAAGACATTGAAGTCATAGGAGATATTGAACTTTTTTACAGGCTAAAACCCAATATCAGATACATCGCTATAACAGGAACGGACGGTAAAACAACAACAACCAATATAACACACAAAGTCCTAAGTTCCTACCTCCCTAAAACATTCATTGGCGGTAATGTAGGCATACCAATATTCTCACTCTTTGAAGAGGATATTGAAACTCTCGTTCTAGAGATAAGTAGTTTTCAAATAGATACCACAAGAGAGTTCACCCCAAAAATAGGAGCTATAACTAACATTGCAAAAGATCACCTTGATAGATACCCCTCGTTTGAAGATTACATTGCGTCAAAGTTTTCCTTGTTCAAGAACTCTGAGGAGAAAGAAATAAGCGTTCTAAACAAATCCCTTCTGAACTTACCGCAAGTAAATAACCTAAGGTGCAGAAAAATCTTTTTCTCGGCCTATGAAGGTAGAAACGGAAAACTAAGTAGCAAAGAGGTATACCTCAGAGACGGCTATATATGGTTTGAAGAAGAAAAAGTTATCAATACAACTAGAGTTAAACTGATAGGCAAACACAATATTGAGAATATCATGATAGCAGTTGCAATAGGAATGGAAATGGAACTACCCAAAGAGATAATTGAGGAAAGCATTTACTCTTTTGAACCATTACCACACAGGATGGAATTTGTTACAGAAATAGATGGAGCAAAATACATAAACGACTCTAAGTCCACAACTATAAACGCAATGGTTAGTGCAATAAGAAGTCTAGATAACCCAATAGTCCTGATCGTAGGAGGACTTGACAAGGGAATGGACTTTGACGAAGCTGTTCCCATAATAAAGAAAAAAGTTAAGTATGTTATCGCAATCGGAAGCACTAGAGAACTTATAGTTGAAAAACTCAAAACCCAAGGATACAACAAATTCTACAAAGCAGAAAATCTAGAAGACGCAGTAACAAAAGCAAGAGAAATTGCTGATAAAGGAGATATCGTCCTATTCTCACCAGCTTATGCAAGCTTTGACATGTTCAAAAACTATGAACACAGAGGTGAATGTTTTAAAAGCATAGTCAGAAAGTTAGCAATAAATTCCAATTTTCATTAG
- a CDS encoding ABC transporter permease, with product MTYLEFVKNRFFSNKLGIIGLSIVFLLLFTVIFSPFVANNKPIFCILDGRVFFPVLLPSKYAEEVDWSKSSFKIMPPIPHNPYTINLEKKLLPPSKEHLLGTDDLGRDVLARIIYGTQVSISVGIVAMGTAFIIGTTLGLLAGYFKGIVDAIIMRVIEVFMTFPTLFLILTILAFLPPNIYNIMFVIGLTGWTGVARLVRGETLRVSNMDFVKISKITGTSNIYILTRHLLPNAINPAIVSLVFGIAGAVLVESSLSFLGLGVQPPTPSWGNILLLGNQYISYAWWLAVFPGIAIFITVVGLNLLGEALRDAMDPRVHIE from the coding sequence ATGACTTACCTAGAGTTTGTCAAAAACCGCTTCTTCTCAAATAAGCTAGGTATCATTGGGCTTTCTATCGTTTTTCTCCTTCTCTTTACCGTCATATTCTCACCGTTTGTCGCCAACAATAAACCCATATTCTGCATACTTGACGGGAGAGTATTCTTTCCAGTGCTTCTACCCTCCAAATACGCCGAAGAGGTAGATTGGTCAAAAAGTAGTTTCAAAATAATGCCACCTATTCCACACAACCCATACACAATAAACCTTGAAAAAAAACTCCTACCACCCTCTAAAGAACATCTTCTCGGAACTGATGACCTAGGAAGAGATGTTCTCGCAAGAATAATATACGGGACTCAAGTCTCAATATCCGTAGGAATCGTAGCAATGGGAACAGCATTCATCATAGGCACTACCCTAGGACTTCTAGCAGGATACTTCAAAGGAATAGTTGACGCTATCATCATGAGGGTAATAGAGGTTTTCATGACCTTTCCAACTCTCTTTCTTATCCTCACTATCTTAGCCTTCCTACCCCCCAACATCTATAACATAATGTTCGTAATAGGACTCACTGGCTGGACAGGAGTAGCTAGGCTTGTAAGAGGAGAAACCCTAAGAGTCTCAAATATGGACTTTGTTAAAATCTCTAAAATAACAGGAACAAGTAATATATACATACTGACAAGACACCTCCTACCCAACGCTATAAATCCCGCTATTGTCTCCTTAGTCTTTGGTATAGCAGGAGCAGTTCTTGTTGAATCATCCTTAAGCTTCCTAGGACTCGGAGTCCAACCTCCTACCCCAAGCTGGGGTAATATTCTCCTCCTCGGAAACCAATATATAAGTTATGCATGGTGGCTGGCAGTCTTCCCAGGTATCGCTATATTCATAACCGTGGTTGGACTAAACCTACTAGGAGAAGCCTTAAGGGATGCTATGGACCCAAGAGTGCATATTGAATAA